In the Profundibacter amoris genome, ATCTGAAATGGGAGTTCAATTTTTTGCAAATCCATATCAGCTGCCCATAGATCCTCGTGCTCAATCAGCCGCAGAAGCGGTACTCGGCGACCAAGCGGGTCTTGATAGAATTCATGATAGTTTTCAGGGTGCAAAGCCAGACAACAGGCTTAGAGGAACTCTGGCACCGTTGGCGAGCGGTGCGGCCGTCCAAGCGAACGGAGAGTTTTTCGAAGCGCTTGCGCAAAAGCAAGTGAGAAAAGTTGCTGGTATTGACATGGAGGCATTTGCTGTCTGTTGGGCGGCCCGAGAAGCTACAGAGCCCAAGCCAATCTGCATAATCGTGAAGAGTGTAGCTGATTTCGCTGACGAAGAGAAAGCGGATGGAATTCAAGAGTATTGTTCGTTCACCAGCGCAGCAATTGCTCTCGATATAGCTCGGCGTCTACTCTAGGTGTTCAGTTTTCTGGGACAGGGTTTGGCGGGCAAAAATTTTTAGCGCTGTGGTCGATGTGGTGTACGGCTCCCGAGCGGTGAGTCTCAAAATAGGAGTTGCATTTTTAACGAACCTCGCATAGTGCGCCAGCATTATTGATTGTGTCAACAAAGTAGAAATGTCACGGATCGTGCAAAGTAGGCCTAATCGGCCCGAAGCTGCATATTTGGCCAGTTGAAAGTACAAAAGTAGAACAAATGTAATCTGGTTCTTATTTCTGCTATGTTCATTGCAGTGCCTGGCCAACTGGCCAGATATTTTGCGCAGTGTTGCCACAATGGTGGCGGGGATCATGCCACCCAGCCAACTCCTGAAGAAGTTTGCCGCCCATCCACGACAACATGATCTGGCTATCGCCCTTCGTGAAATCGGACGGGTCGAACGGACGCTTTTTATCATCGATTGGTTGCTGGACGCAGACATGCAACGCCGCGCCCAGATTGGCCTCAACAAAGGTGAATCCCATCATGCCTTAAAGAATGCGCTCAGGATCGGACGTCAGGGCGAAATACGAGATCGCACCGCCGAGGGCCAACATTATCGCATGGCTGGGCTAAATCTCCTGGCCGCCATCATTATTTACTGGAACACAGATCAGCTTGGCAAAGCCGTTGCGCAGCGAAAACGTGCAGGGTTGGATTGTTCTCCAGACCTCTTGGCGCACATCTCGCCCCTCGGGTGGGCCCATATTCTCATCACGGGCGAATATAGGTGGCAAAAACAGTGAAATAGCGGCTTAACGAAGGATTTAGCACTCAGCCGGAGCAGACCCCGATAAGTTAAGTGCATTTTGATAGATTTATCCGCAGTAAATTGAGCAACCTGTTAAGCCACTCAACACCAGAATGCCCATCTTCTTGATACCTGTACGCACATCCTACTTGTTGCAAAAAGATATCTGCGGCCTTCGCGTCGAAACTCAACTCATTCAGCTTTTCCTCAAAGCAGGTAACAACTTTTTGCACATGCGCTATACTTTCGCCTTCGACAAACGATGC is a window encoding:
- a CDS encoding contact-dependent growth inhibition system immunity protein, producing the protein MIEKFGTVEQFIAGYFHQDWDLDGDDDGEVIASFVEGESIAHVQKVVTCFEEKLNELSFDAKAADIFLQQVGCAYRYQEDGHSGVEWLNRLLNLLRINLSKCT